A portion of the Sphaerochaeta pleomorpha str. Grapes genome contains these proteins:
- a CDS encoding DUF92 domain-containing protein: MNSFANLVPPSGSFASFLNGWFFSLGGAFWILALVMVCIALVSYLTKQLTIGGALSSLLVGFGTTWVLGFGALFSLMLFFIAAGVLGVIGRGRKAKETSKIQKKGGCRDSMQVFANGGMALLCALLYALSPSMITLVMFGTAIAEAASDTFAGEVGILSKSKPVSIITGKPMAPGLSGAVSTLGSVAGLLGSFLVALCWLGNFLPLSGKNIAYASVITLGGFAGCLFDSILGATVQAHYFDEKSDLLTEHRYLHGKQLPLARGIHWVDNDMVNLISNIFGAILSGALALVIG, translated from the coding sequence ATGAACTCCTTTGCAAACCTAGTTCCCCCGTCAGGTTCTTTTGCAAGCTTTCTCAACGGTTGGTTTTTTTCGCTTGGGGGTGCTTTCTGGATTCTTGCCTTGGTTATGGTTTGTATAGCCCTTGTTTCATATCTGACCAAGCAACTTACCATCGGTGGGGCCTTGTCCTCCCTCTTGGTTGGATTTGGGACTACTTGGGTCCTGGGGTTCGGGGCATTGTTCTCGCTCATGCTTTTCTTTATTGCCGCAGGAGTCCTTGGTGTCATTGGGAGGGGCCGAAAGGCCAAGGAAACTTCCAAGATACAGAAAAAGGGTGGGTGTCGTGATTCCATGCAAGTGTTTGCGAATGGAGGAATGGCCCTTTTGTGTGCTTTGCTGTATGCCCTCTCTCCTTCTATGATCACATTGGTAATGTTCGGTACAGCAATTGCAGAGGCTGCAAGCGATACGTTTGCCGGAGAAGTCGGGATCCTTTCCAAATCAAAGCCCGTATCGATTATCACGGGTAAGCCCATGGCTCCGGGGCTTTCAGGGGCCGTAAGTACCTTGGGAAGCGTAGCCGGTCTGCTTGGTTCTTTCCTGGTCGCCCTTTGTTGGCTCGGAAATTTCCTTCCCCTTTCCGGAAAAAATATTGCCTATGCCTCTGTCATTACCCTTGGAGGGTTTGCAGGTTGTCTGTTTGATAGTATCCTGGGTGCAACGGTACAGGCCCATTATTTCGACGAAAAGTCGGATCTGCTTACTGAGCATCGGTATTTGCATGGGAAGCAACTTCCCTTGGCAAGGGGGATTCATTGGGTAGACAACGATATGGTCAATCTAATAAGTAATATTTTCGGGGCGATTCTTAGTGGAGCTCTTGCACTAGTAATAGGATAA
- a CDS encoding (2Fe-2S) ferredoxin domain-containing protein → MEKVKVELCMGSSCFARGNSQALANLESYISENHLEDRVELIGHLCLGACSSGPNMKIDDISFSGVRSECVVDLLIDALNRKDNS, encoded by the coding sequence ATGGAAAAGGTAAAGGTTGAATTGTGCATGGGTAGTTCTTGTTTTGCCCGGGGAAATTCGCAGGCGCTTGCTAATCTGGAAAGTTATATTTCCGAGAATCATCTGGAAGACCGCGTAGAATTGATCGGGCATCTTTGCCTTGGAGCCTGTTCAAGTGGTCCTAACATGAAAATAGATGATATCTCTTTTTCTGGTGTCCGCAGTGAATGTGTTGTAGACTTGCTCATCGATGCCCTCAATCGAAAAGATAACTCCTAA
- a CDS encoding DUF1653 domain-containing protein, which translates to MVKQEVDRKKIEKGVYRHFKGGLYEVFDTVIDSETLSTMVLYRPEGSQSLWVRPYEMFVSMVDRDGVIQKRFSFVRDLEKGSLPV; encoded by the coding sequence ATGGTAAAGCAGGAAGTTGATCGAAAGAAGATTGAAAAAGGGGTATACCGTCATTTCAAGGGCGGTCTCTATGAGGTTTTTGATACGGTTATAGATAGTGAGACGCTTTCTACGATGGTATTGTACCGTCCGGAGGGAAGCCAGTCTCTCTGGGTCAGGCCGTACGAAATGTTTGTATCTATGGTCGATCGCGACGGGGTGATCCAAAAGCGGTTTTCGTTCGTGAGGGACTTGGAAAAGGGTTCTCTCCCTGTTTAG
- a CDS encoding redox-sensing transcriptional repressor Rex: MEDLKRGIPIPTIKRFPSYLRLLRQYLEEGKEMVSATTLAEELGLKPIQVRKDISCTGIEGKPKVGFIISYLIEAIVHTLGWDNATDAVLIGAGHLGSALARYEGFESYGLKIVAAFDIDKDKCGTKLGEVPVFPLESLKGYIKENHVNIGVVAVPAIQAQGIAELLVECGIVAIWNFAPKDLKLPENVVVQRTDLATSFAVLSAKVKRKIANDELSGEVDEW; the protein is encoded by the coding sequence ATGGAAGATTTAAAACGGGGTATTCCGATACCTACAATCAAAAGATTTCCTTCATATCTGAGGTTGCTCAGGCAATACCTGGAAGAAGGTAAGGAAATGGTCTCTGCAACTACCTTAGCCGAGGAACTTGGATTGAAGCCAATACAGGTGAGAAAAGATATTTCTTGCACGGGGATTGAAGGGAAACCTAAAGTAGGGTTCATCATCTCCTATCTTATCGAAGCTATCGTGCATACCCTGGGTTGGGATAATGCAACCGATGCAGTGCTCATCGGTGCCGGCCATCTTGGTTCAGCTTTAGCAAGATATGAAGGTTTCGAGAGCTATGGATTGAAAATTGTTGCTGCATTTGATATCGACAAGGATAAGTGTGGGACAAAACTTGGGGAGGTCCCGGTGTTCCCCCTCGAAAGTCTGAAGGGCTATATCAAGGAAAACCATGTGAATATCGGGGTTGTGGCGGTTCCGGCAATCCAGGCACAGGGCATTGCAGAGCTTCTGGTAGAATGTGGTATTGTAGCGATTTGGAACTTTGCCCCGAAGGATTTGAAGCTCCCGGAGAATGTTGTTGTCCAGAGGACAGATCTTGCTACGAGTTTTGCTGTCTTGTCTGCGAAAGTCAAACGAAAGATAGCAAATGATGAGCTGTCTGGCGAAGTTGATGAATGGTAG
- the yajC gene encoding preprotein translocase subunit YajC gives MLSLLSALATPESSGAASGSTGSMMTTFVTFGLIIVIFYFLIIRPQKKRDKETKDMLSSIKKGDKVVSIGGIHGTVMAVKETTVVVKVDDNTRMEFSKSAISNIVDRKAEPASASKKKGKKESKADEKVEKVSAPEKDAATDATVIETAPETDK, from the coding sequence ATGCTGTCATTACTTAGTGCTTTGGCGACTCCAGAAAGTTCAGGGGCTGCATCTGGCTCCACCGGTTCGATGATGACGACGTTCGTTACGTTTGGCCTTATCATCGTTATCTTTTATTTCTTAATTATCAGGCCACAAAAGAAACGGGACAAAGAAACCAAGGACATGCTTTCATCTATCAAGAAGGGAGACAAAGTGGTATCCATTGGTGGAATTCATGGCACGGTTATGGCTGTTAAGGAAACTACCGTCGTTGTGAAGGTTGATGACAATACCCGTATGGAATTCTCCAAGAGTGCAATCAGCAACATCGTTGACCGAAAGGCTGAACCTGCTTCTGCTTCCAAGAAAAAGGGGAAGAAAGAGTCCAAGGCCGACGAGAAAGTAGAGAAAGTGAGTGCTCCTGAGAAGGATGCTGCCACCGATGCGACCGTTATTGAGACAGCCCCTGAGACTGACAAATAA
- the secD gene encoding protein translocase subunit SecD → MKKRSRLVIVLLVVLMCGYFLYPTFKWYTAVPKATKELATGSNVQIKEYSRGQASRDLRALKELVAKDSQAALPDEYGYLKDVAKANYKAMKQPVPKTWTVEALFGGFYNEQGLFDSCEDHYRTELLAYKKLSNKALQLGLDLRGGMSILLEADKASYEEKKGSSVSAGEVTAAVNQDIEILEKRIDQFGVSEPVIRLQGTDQILVEIPGAADPERVNSFLRGKGSLVFKMVDPDLTSQLTEYYKANPSEVYTDAGVLKQPDFLPAGKIATGYYVSDNYGIDELKSFVVVNEEVGLDGSHLQSATTSTDGITGKPVVNFQLDDVGGDVFYKLTSTHVNETLAVVMDGKVKAMANINEGIRSSVQISGFTSAEASDLAIVLRTAALPIELIVSSQQAVGATLGEDAVAVGLKAIAIGLVLVVILMFAFYSISGLVADLALIFNLFIMMAILSAFNFTLTLTSVAGLILTLGMAVDTNVIIFERMKEERRLKKTAQASVKAGFDKAFWTIMDANITTIIAALVLSQLGSSTVKGFANTLAIGIISSLFTALFVSHLIFDAAVTDREGKKLHISWRKN, encoded by the coding sequence ATGAAAAAACGGAGTCGTCTGGTGATTGTTCTTTTGGTTGTTCTGATGTGTGGGTACTTTTTGTATCCTACATTCAAGTGGTACACCGCTGTACCTAAGGCTACCAAAGAATTGGCAACAGGCTCGAACGTGCAGATCAAGGAATATTCACGCGGACAAGCTTCGCGGGACCTTCGTGCACTTAAGGAATTGGTGGCGAAGGATTCCCAAGCAGCCCTTCCTGACGAGTATGGGTATCTGAAGGACGTGGCCAAGGCCAACTATAAAGCAATGAAACAGCCAGTTCCCAAGACTTGGACAGTAGAAGCTCTCTTTGGTGGTTTCTACAATGAACAGGGGTTGTTTGATTCCTGCGAAGACCATTATCGTACGGAACTGCTTGCCTACAAAAAACTAAGTAACAAAGCACTTCAACTTGGCTTGGACCTCCGTGGAGGTATGAGCATACTGCTTGAAGCTGACAAGGCTTCCTACGAGGAAAAGAAGGGTTCTTCTGTTTCCGCCGGTGAAGTTACTGCTGCTGTTAATCAGGATATCGAAATCCTGGAAAAAAGAATTGACCAGTTTGGCGTAAGTGAACCGGTTATTCGTTTACAGGGTACCGATCAGATTTTGGTTGAGATTCCAGGAGCTGCAGACCCTGAACGAGTGAACTCGTTCCTTAGGGGAAAAGGGTCCTTGGTTTTCAAAATGGTTGATCCTGACCTTACAAGCCAGTTGACTGAGTACTATAAGGCAAATCCTTCAGAGGTTTATACCGATGCAGGTGTGCTGAAACAGCCAGATTTCCTCCCTGCAGGAAAGATTGCAACCGGTTATTACGTGAGTGATAACTATGGGATTGACGAGCTGAAAAGCTTTGTAGTAGTCAATGAGGAAGTTGGTCTTGACGGTAGCCATTTGCAGAGTGCCACGACAAGTACTGATGGAATTACCGGTAAACCTGTTGTAAATTTCCAGCTTGATGATGTTGGCGGAGATGTTTTCTATAAACTTACTTCAACCCATGTCAATGAGACTTTGGCTGTCGTAATGGATGGAAAAGTCAAGGCAATGGCAAATATCAACGAAGGAATCCGTAGTTCGGTTCAGATTTCTGGATTTACCTCAGCTGAAGCCAGTGACCTTGCCATCGTGCTTCGTACTGCAGCCCTGCCTATCGAGTTGATTGTTTCCAGCCAGCAGGCTGTCGGCGCTACCCTAGGTGAAGATGCCGTTGCAGTTGGTTTGAAAGCCATTGCCATTGGATTGGTGCTTGTTGTAATCCTGATGTTTGCCTTCTACAGTATAAGTGGATTGGTTGCCGACCTTGCTTTGATATTCAACCTGTTCATCATGATGGCTATCCTTTCTGCTTTCAATTTTACCTTGACGCTCACCAGTGTTGCCGGTCTTATCCTGACTTTGGGTATGGCAGTCGATACAAACGTTATTATCTTTGAAAGAATGAAAGAAGAACGTCGTCTGAAGAAGACCGCTCAGGCCTCCGTTAAAGCAGGTTTTGACAAGGCGTTCTGGACCATTATGGATGCAAATATCACAACGATCATTGCAGCACTGGTTCTTTCCCAGCTTGGAAGCAGTACGGTCAAGGGTTTTGCAAACACCTTGGCAATCGGTATCATAAGCTCCTTGTTCACTGCCTTGTTTGTATCTCACTTGATTTTTGATGCAGCAGTTACAGACCGTGAAGGGAAAAAGTTGCATATCAGCTGGAGGAAAAACTAA
- the groL gene encoding chaperonin GroEL (60 kDa chaperone family; promotes refolding of misfolded polypeptides especially under stressful conditions; forms two stacked rings of heptamers to form a barrel-shaped 14mer; ends can be capped by GroES; misfolded proteins enter the barrel where they are refolded when GroES binds): protein MAKQLQFNEEARKSLVTGVEKISRAVMVTLGPKGRLVVLDKKFGAPTVTKDGVSVAREIELEDPFENMGAQLLKEVATKTNDVAGDGTTTATVLAWSITKEGMKSVAAGVNPMGIRRGIDKAVADTITEIKKQAKMIKDKEEISQVASISANNDRTIGDEIANAMEKVGLDGVITVEESKTIETTTDFVEGMQFDRGYLSSYFCNNHDTMTSVMEDPFILIYDKKISNMKELLPVLEKVAQTSKPLLIIAEDVDGEALATLVVNSVRGILNVVAVKAPGFGDRRKAMLEDIAVLTGGQVISEELGLKLENADISQLGRAKNIKVEKENTTIINGSGKQADIKDRIAMIKAQIGDTTSDYDREKLQERLAKLAGGVAVLNVGAATEVELKEKKHRVEDALSATRAAIEEGVIPGGGVALVQAARVLENADLSKLTEEERVGYKIVRRALEEPIRQIAENAGLDGSIIADKCKNEKAGIGYDAENMRWVNMSESGIIDPVKVTRSALQNAASIAALILTTECAITDIPAPAGPAMPAGGEGMGGMM, encoded by the coding sequence ATGGCAAAACAATTGCAGTTCAATGAAGAAGCACGCAAGTCATTGGTGACTGGTGTCGAGAAAATTTCCCGTGCAGTGATGGTTACGCTTGGCCCAAAAGGCCGGTTGGTTGTCCTTGACAAGAAATTTGGCGCTCCTACTGTCACAAAGGACGGAGTATCTGTCGCCCGTGAGATCGAGTTGGAAGACCCGTTTGAAAACATGGGTGCCCAGCTGCTTAAAGAGGTAGCAACCAAGACAAATGATGTGGCCGGTGATGGAACAACCACCGCTACCGTTCTTGCCTGGTCAATTACCAAGGAAGGAATGAAGAGTGTCGCTGCCGGAGTCAACCCGATGGGTATCCGCCGCGGTATCGACAAGGCTGTTGCCGATACGATTACTGAAATCAAGAAACAGGCAAAGATGATCAAGGACAAGGAAGAAATTTCCCAGGTTGCTAGCATCAGTGCCAACAATGACCGGACCATCGGTGATGAAATTGCCAATGCGATGGAGAAAGTCGGCCTCGACGGTGTCATTACCGTAGAAGAGTCCAAGACTATCGAAACTACCACCGACTTCGTGGAAGGTATGCAGTTTGACCGTGGCTATCTGTCCTCCTATTTCTGTAACAACCACGATACCATGACCTCTGTCATGGAAGACCCGTTTATCCTTATTTATGACAAGAAAATTTCCAACATGAAAGAACTTCTTCCTGTGCTGGAAAAAGTTGCACAGACCAGTAAACCCCTGTTGATCATCGCAGAAGATGTCGATGGAGAGGCCCTTGCCACTCTGGTTGTCAACAGTGTCCGCGGAATCCTGAATGTCGTAGCCGTCAAGGCTCCTGGATTCGGCGATCGCCGCAAGGCAATGCTCGAGGATATCGCAGTATTGACCGGTGGACAGGTTATCAGCGAAGAACTTGGCCTTAAACTTGAGAATGCAGATATTTCCCAGCTCGGGCGCGCAAAGAATATCAAGGTAGAGAAAGAAAACACCACCATTATCAATGGAAGTGGCAAACAGGCTGATATCAAAGACCGGATTGCCATGATCAAAGCCCAGATTGGTGACACTACCAGTGATTATGATCGCGAGAAGCTTCAGGAACGTTTGGCTAAGCTTGCAGGTGGCGTTGCCGTATTGAACGTCGGTGCAGCTACCGAGGTAGAGCTCAAAGAGAAGAAACACAGGGTTGAAGATGCCCTAAGTGCTACTCGTGCAGCTATCGAAGAGGGTGTAATCCCCGGCGGTGGCGTAGCTCTTGTCCAGGCTGCAAGGGTTCTTGAGAATGCTGATCTCTCCAAGCTTACCGAGGAAGAACGGGTCGGCTACAAGATCGTAAGGCGTGCACTCGAGGAACCGATTCGCCAGATTGCAGAGAATGCAGGTCTTGACGGTTCTATCATTGCAGACAAGTGCAAGAACGAGAAAGCCGGAATCGGATACGATGCCGAGAACATGAGATGGGTCAATATGTCCGAAAGCGGCATCATCGATCCTGTGAAGGTAACTCGCAGTGCATTGCAGAATGCAGCTTCGATTGCTGCATTGATTCTTACCACCGAATGTGCCATCACTGATATCCCAGCACCGGCAGGTCCTGCTATGCCAGCTGGCGGAGAGGGAATGGGCGGAATGATGTAA
- a CDS encoding RNA recognition motif domain-containing protein, which yields MAKKIYVGNMSYNTSEEELRDLFSQYGTVLSASIIIDRETRRPKGFGFVEMEEDSAADAAISQLDGKDLGGRNLRVNEAIAKPRPARNNYRD from the coding sequence ATGGCCAAGAAAATTTACGTTGGTAACATGAGTTACAACACTTCCGAGGAAGAACTTCGGGACCTGTTTTCTCAGTATGGTACCGTGCTCAGTGCCAGTATCATCATCGACCGTGAAACCCGTCGCCCCAAGGGGTTCGGATTTGTAGAGATGGAAGAAGATTCTGCAGCCGATGCCGCAATTTCCCAGCTCGATGGCAAGGATCTGGGTGGACGCAACCTTCGTGTCAACGAGGCAATTGCAAAGCCACGTCCGGCACGCAATAACTACCGCGATTAA
- the ispH gene encoding 4-hydroxy-3-methylbut-2-enyl diphosphate reductase: protein MELILSDTMGYCGGVSRAIDLVEQAIKTARESGKPVYSVGNVIHNTQVCDSFSREGLIAIESPEGHDPGYVVLRAHGVPDRLHRVFLEAGFTVIDATCPVVKRNLSLLAEYCAEYSIIVIGKEGHPETIALQGVERDGKVCPTILISESSQVLQLPKGKKFAVFVQTTFERTVWDEIRVALHMMEKEGRSFVFANNVCPSSRNRRNAALRLCSQCDAIIVIGGKNSANTTALYQLIKQQGKKVWHIETEQEVTEEMRSYSPLGLTAGASTPPSTIETVRMKLMEEK, encoded by the coding sequence ATGGAACTTATCCTTTCCGATACCATGGGCTATTGTGGAGGGGTCTCCCGGGCAATCGATTTGGTTGAACAAGCAATCAAGACGGCAAGGGAGAGCGGAAAACCTGTCTATTCAGTTGGGAATGTAATTCACAATACCCAGGTTTGCGATTCATTCTCCCGTGAAGGTCTCATAGCTATCGAATCTCCAGAAGGTCATGATCCGGGGTATGTGGTTCTCAGGGCCCATGGGGTTCCTGACCGGCTCCATCGGGTTTTCCTTGAGGCCGGGTTTACTGTAATCGATGCAACTTGTCCTGTCGTTAAGAGAAACTTGTCCCTCCTTGCCGAATATTGTGCGGAGTATTCAATCATTGTCATAGGGAAAGAAGGTCACCCGGAAACAATTGCGCTCCAGGGCGTTGAAAGGGATGGCAAGGTGTGCCCTACTATACTGATTAGTGAAAGCAGTCAGGTTTTACAGCTTCCCAAAGGCAAAAAATTTGCGGTATTTGTCCAGACCACGTTTGAAAGAACCGTTTGGGATGAAATACGGGTTGCTTTGCATATGATGGAAAAAGAGGGAAGGTCGTTTGTTTTCGCCAATAATGTATGTCCTAGTTCCCGTAATAGGCGCAACGCAGCCTTGCGGTTATGTTCACAGTGTGATGCTATTATAGTAATTGGTGGGAAAAATAGTGCAAACACTACTGCGTTGTATCAATTGATCAAGCAACAAGGCAAGAAAGTGTGGCATATTGAAACAGAGCAAGAGGTAACGGAGGAAATGCGCTCATACTCGCCTTTGGGACTTACCGCCGGGGCTTCTACACCTCCGTCGACCATCGAAACCGTAAGAATGAAATTAATGGAGGAAAAATAA
- a CDS encoding diacylglycerol/polyprenol kinase family protein, producing the protein MDNNIAGLVVSFIFLGSIIVFAIALGKFAKVSSETVRKIVHVGVSNWWFVEMFYFTQLKFALVGPIVFIITNSLFTFLDWGKAIGFDDRKRNYGLIYFPVTLLLLVLLQYNGFLSSLACLIGVLVMGYGDGFAALIGKKWGKKKLPIPSGGKTYVGTLAMFLISLTISLVLILTLSSLPLATAVGVSLLIGAVASLIEAITPLGIDNLSVPLICAFIAGVFV; encoded by the coding sequence ATGGATAACAATATTGCAGGTTTGGTCGTGTCGTTTATTTTCCTTGGTTCGATAATTGTTTTTGCTATTGCACTGGGGAAATTTGCCAAGGTTTCGAGCGAAACGGTTCGGAAGATAGTTCATGTTGGGGTTTCAAACTGGTGGTTTGTGGAAATGTTCTATTTTACCCAGCTCAAGTTTGCCTTGGTAGGACCGATTGTTTTTATCATTACCAATAGTCTCTTCACGTTTCTTGATTGGGGTAAGGCTATCGGTTTCGATGACCGGAAGCGTAATTACGGGTTGATTTATTTCCCTGTAACTCTCCTTCTTCTTGTCCTTTTACAGTACAACGGATTTCTTTCAAGCCTTGCCTGCCTAATCGGTGTTTTGGTGATGGGGTATGGTGATGGGTTTGCTGCACTGATTGGAAAAAAATGGGGTAAAAAGAAATTGCCGATTCCTTCGGGCGGTAAAACCTATGTAGGGACTCTTGCAATGTTCCTGATAAGTTTGACTATCAGCCTCGTGCTGATTCTTACGCTTTCCTCCCTTCCTTTGGCAACGGCTGTCGGGGTTTCTCTGTTAATAGGTGCTGTCGCTTCCTTGATCGAGGCTATTACCCCGTTGGGGATAGACAATCTGTCAGTCCCCCTGATCTGTGCTTTCATCGCGGGGGTTTTCGTATGA
- the secF gene encoding protein translocase subunit SecF: protein MLKKDIPVIKFRWYTSALAVILLISGIVALIVNGGFNLGVDFESGLSQRIQFAPTGLTVSYSGGDDATLSISGSSLLLEVRGADGVSTTVLDSVGYPTAADLAKGLSSVAKISTTVVDGSLKTENLLSGYGFPATLTAEPTLLNFQATGDKTIETIREALSSLGNVKVQTVGASENQTFQVRLGIKDGDTQSSMESAVKAALDSYFGKGSAVILQSDYIGAKFSATLVSSSILAIIVAMGLILVYVWIRFRFAFAVSSLIALMHDILMMLGVIAIFRFEFSGTTIAALLTIIGYSLNNTIVIFDRVRENISLNKGATLASQIDKSVTQSMTRTMMSGITTLIAIMPLAIFASGDIKMFAINMGFGIIFGTYSSNFLAPSFLYWISKAQKKDNAVEKAPKKV, encoded by the coding sequence ATGCTCAAGAAAGATATTCCTGTTATCAAATTCCGCTGGTATACCAGCGCTTTGGCAGTAATCCTTTTGATTTCTGGCATTGTTGCCCTTATTGTCAACGGCGGGTTTAACCTCGGCGTAGATTTTGAGAGCGGCTTAAGCCAGCGGATTCAATTTGCTCCTACTGGTTTGACTGTCTCCTATTCCGGTGGCGATGATGCAACCCTCTCCATTTCAGGTTCTTCCCTTTTGCTGGAAGTCCGTGGTGCTGATGGTGTTTCCACTACTGTTCTTGATTCGGTTGGCTATCCAACTGCTGCAGACCTTGCAAAGGGCCTGTCCAGCGTAGCCAAGATATCGACAACGGTTGTGGATGGTTCCTTGAAGACTGAAAATCTGCTTTCAGGTTATGGGTTCCCTGCAACCCTTACCGCAGAGCCGACTCTCTTGAACTTCCAGGCAACCGGTGACAAAACCATAGAGACTATCCGTGAGGCCCTCTCTTCCCTCGGGAACGTTAAGGTCCAGACCGTTGGGGCTAGCGAGAACCAGACTTTCCAGGTCAGGCTCGGGATCAAAGACGGTGACACACAGTCCTCCATGGAGAGTGCAGTCAAGGCTGCCCTTGATTCCTATTTCGGTAAGGGAAGTGCTGTTATCCTCCAGAGTGATTACATCGGTGCAAAATTCAGTGCTACTTTGGTTTCAAGCTCCATTCTCGCAATTATCGTTGCGATGGGTTTGATTCTGGTGTATGTCTGGATTCGATTCCGTTTTGCTTTCGCCGTTTCTTCGTTGATTGCCCTTATGCACGACATTTTGATGATGCTGGGTGTTATAGCTATTTTCCGGTTTGAGTTCTCAGGTACCACCATTGCGGCACTTTTGACAATCATCGGTTATTCGTTGAACAACACCATAGTCATTTTTGACCGTGTCCGTGAAAACATCAGCCTGAATAAAGGGGCAACACTTGCCTCCCAGATTGATAAGAGCGTAACGCAGTCAATGACAAGAACGATGATGAGTGGTATTACAACCTTGATTGCAATTATGCCTCTGGCGATTTTCGCTTCTGGTGACATCAAGATGTTCGCTATCAATATGGGCTTCGGAATTATTTTCGGTACCTATTCATCTAACTTCCTTGCACCTTCCTTCCTGTACTGGATCAGTAAGGCGCAGAAAAAAGATAATGCGGTTGAAAAGGCGCCTAAAAAGGTCTGA